The following coding sequences lie in one Miscanthus floridulus cultivar M001 chromosome 9, ASM1932011v1, whole genome shotgun sequence genomic window:
- the LOC136480239 gene encoding uncharacterized protein, with the protein METLLMTKNTAFLLLLFSLCNPGNAGYCSLSDLAVTQTKVPSKANVYAVTVENRCICTQANVRLACGGFSSSVAVDPAGVLSVDGDGKLCTLNGGRPIGIGSECVVKFSYASPSGQFGFKPVSSSIACS; encoded by the exons ATGGAGAccttgctgatgacgaagaacaCCGCGTTCTTGCTGCTGCTGTTCAGCCTTTGCAACCCAG GAAACGCAGGTTACTGCAGCCTTTCAGACCTCGCCGTGACGCAGACCAAGGTGCCATCGAAGGCCAACGTCTACGCGGTGACGGTGGAGAACCGGTGCATCTGCACGCAGGCGAACGTCAGGCTGGCGTGCGGTGGGTTCAGCTCCTCCGTGGCGGTCGACCCGGCGGGCGTTCTCAGCGTCGACGGCGACGGCAAGCTCTGCACCCTCAACGGCGGGCGCCCCATCGGCATCGGCTCCGAGTGCGTCGTCAAGTTCTCCTACGCCTCGCCGTCTGGCCAGTTCGGCTTCAAGCCCGTGTCGTCTTCCATTGCCTGCTCCTAA